One genomic window of Paraburkholderia phytofirmans PsJN includes the following:
- a CDS encoding NAD(P)/FAD-dependent oxidoreductase, with protein MEHSEIERVAQGMPSGRADDTRYDPAYDPLVSPGPGWGKQYAPTYWVATAGTPPEDDGPITADVDVDVAIIGGGYTGLATALCLAREHGIKAVVLEANKTSWGCSSRNGGQGQNASGRLSRSQWIERWGKDVALKMHDEIQEGFDNFKSLVAEIDCDPQPGGHFLIAHRPRIMQKLAAEAKVWKDVFGYPSELIDKQTFQREYVNDHEAAGALHEPEGIGIHALKLAFGYLRLAREAGAKVHPASPVLGWETINGVHHLRTPGGIVRARAVGIATGAYTAQTLHNSLRSRIMPILSNSMVTRPLTKQEIDACNFRTTQVLTDTRTLRFYYRFLPDNRLQIGSRSAITGADAPNSRHYDLLMEGMLRKFPALRGVAIDYSWWGWVDVSHDMMPRVYQPDPMQTVYYALGYGGNGVSYSQQAGRRLAERIAGKGAKQTLPIFTSPLPGHPFAPFRRIGQRMLYQLYFRRDEKP; from the coding sequence ATGGAGCACAGTGAAATCGAACGGGTCGCGCAAGGCATGCCGTCCGGCCGCGCAGACGATACGCGCTACGACCCGGCGTACGACCCGCTGGTGTCGCCCGGGCCGGGCTGGGGCAAGCAATACGCGCCGACCTACTGGGTTGCGACCGCGGGCACGCCGCCCGAAGACGATGGCCCGATCACCGCGGATGTCGACGTGGATGTGGCGATCATTGGCGGCGGCTATACCGGGCTCGCCACGGCGCTCTGTCTCGCGCGGGAGCACGGCATCAAGGCTGTCGTGCTGGAAGCCAACAAGACGAGCTGGGGCTGCAGCAGCCGCAACGGCGGCCAAGGTCAGAACGCCTCGGGCCGGCTGTCGCGTTCGCAATGGATCGAGCGCTGGGGTAAAGACGTCGCGTTGAAAATGCACGACGAGATTCAGGAAGGTTTCGATAATTTCAAGTCGCTGGTCGCGGAGATCGATTGCGATCCGCAACCCGGTGGCCACTTTCTGATCGCGCACCGGCCGCGCATCATGCAGAAGCTCGCCGCCGAGGCCAAAGTCTGGAAGGACGTGTTCGGCTATCCGTCCGAGCTGATCGACAAGCAGACCTTCCAGCGCGAATACGTCAACGATCACGAAGCAGCGGGCGCGCTGCACGAGCCCGAAGGCATCGGCATTCATGCGTTGAAGCTCGCCTTCGGTTATCTGCGGCTGGCCCGCGAAGCGGGCGCCAAGGTGCATCCGGCGAGCCCGGTGCTCGGCTGGGAAACGATCAACGGTGTGCATCATTTGCGCACGCCTGGCGGCATCGTGCGGGCACGCGCGGTCGGCATTGCAACGGGCGCGTACACGGCGCAAACGCTGCACAACTCGCTGCGCAGCCGCATCATGCCGATCCTGTCGAATTCGATGGTCACGCGGCCGCTCACGAAGCAGGAAATCGACGCGTGCAACTTTCGCACGACCCAGGTGCTGACCGATACGCGCACGCTGCGCTTCTACTATCGTTTTCTGCCGGACAACCGTTTGCAGATCGGCAGCCGTTCCGCGATCACCGGCGCCGACGCGCCCAATTCGCGCCATTACGATCTGCTGATGGAAGGCATGTTGCGCAAGTTTCCGGCCCTGCGCGGCGTCGCGATCGATTATTCATGGTGGGGCTGGGTGGACGTCAGCCACGACATGATGCCGCGCGTGTATCAGCCGGATCCGATGCAGACCGTGTACTACGCGCTCGGCTACGGCGGCAACGGCGTGTCGTATTCGCAGCAGGCCGGGCGGCGGCTGGCCGAACGCATCGCGGGAAAGGGCGCGAAACAGACGTTGCCGATCTTCACGTCGCCATTGCCCGGGCACCCGTTCGCGCCATTCCGGCGAATCGGCCAGCGGATGCTGTATCAACTGTATTTCCGGCGCGACGAAAAACCGTGA
- a CDS encoding cobaltochelatase CobT-related protein — protein MPAERQAARRAEQRQNLCAAAVRALTGDAELHYRAGRLFRGLRPVHLHAPHLRMDAQPDDLRSLRGAADGAALRLTHSDAKLHASLCPAEPAEPVERLLFELFEQLRCEALVPASMPGLAQNLRHRFETWSRAFYRTGWTDGHLGILLYTVAQIVWSRLSGWPVLEETEGLIEATRAAITPTLGVPLAALRRHRTEQGEFAIHALELARLVSQMMRDARAQSVEGEDEQAPEDDEAVRSMFALWFDTDEGEQVDMGLAATGDSRVLRDAEHRYLAYTTRYDREFMPGSRIRSELLTEYRDQLDKRIAAQRINVPRLAYALKAALAVPQRDGWSFGEEHGRIDGRRLAQLVSSPAERRLFLLERYKPLADCVVSFLIDCSGSMRTYIEPVALLVDVLTRALDQAGVASEVLGFSTGAWNGGRARQDWLAGGRPSHPGRLNEVAHLVFKDAATSWRRARADIAALFKADLFREGVDGEAVDWACTRLRTRAEARRILVVISDGSPMDSATAQVNDTYYLDNHLKQVVERNEAARDVELLGLGVGLDLSPYYRRCLAVDLSTPPDMPLFTELVGWIGARR, from the coding sequence ATGCCTGCCGAGCGGCAAGCGGCACGCCGCGCCGAACAGCGTCAGAACCTGTGCGCGGCGGCGGTGCGCGCATTGACCGGGGACGCGGAGTTGCATTACCGCGCCGGCCGCTTATTCCGTGGTCTGCGTCCGGTGCATCTGCATGCGCCGCATCTGCGCATGGACGCGCAACCAGACGATCTGCGTTCCCTGCGCGGCGCCGCGGACGGCGCAGCATTACGCCTCACGCATTCCGACGCGAAGCTCCACGCGAGTCTGTGTCCAGCCGAACCGGCGGAGCCGGTGGAGCGACTGCTGTTCGAGCTGTTCGAGCAGTTACGTTGCGAAGCGCTTGTGCCGGCCAGCATGCCGGGACTCGCGCAGAATCTGCGCCATCGTTTCGAAACGTGGTCGCGCGCTTTCTATCGGACCGGGTGGACCGACGGCCACCTCGGCATTCTGCTTTACACCGTGGCGCAGATCGTCTGGTCGCGTCTGTCGGGCTGGCCCGTGCTGGAAGAAACAGAAGGTCTGATCGAAGCCACGCGCGCCGCGATCACACCGACCTTGGGCGTACCGCTCGCGGCGCTGCGGCGGCATCGAACGGAGCAGGGCGAGTTTGCAATTCATGCGCTCGAATTGGCGCGTCTCGTCAGCCAGATGATGCGTGACGCCCGCGCGCAGTCCGTCGAAGGAGAAGACGAGCAGGCACCGGAAGACGACGAAGCCGTGCGGTCCATGTTCGCGCTCTGGTTCGATACCGACGAAGGCGAGCAGGTCGACATGGGCCTCGCCGCCACCGGCGACAGCCGCGTGCTCAGAGACGCGGAGCATCGCTACCTGGCGTACACCACGCGCTACGATCGCGAGTTCATGCCGGGCTCGCGCATTCGCAGCGAGTTGCTGACCGAATACCGCGACCAGCTCGACAAGCGCATTGCCGCGCAGCGCATCAACGTGCCGCGACTCGCGTATGCGCTCAAGGCGGCGCTCGCGGTGCCGCAACGCGACGGCTGGTCGTTCGGCGAAGAGCACGGCCGCATCGACGGCCGGCGTCTCGCGCAGCTGGTCAGCTCGCCGGCCGAGCGGCGTTTGTTTCTGCTCGAACGGTACAAGCCGCTCGCCGATTGCGTGGTGAGCTTTCTCATCGATTGTTCGGGTTCGATGCGCACGTATATCGAGCCGGTGGCGCTGCTGGTGGACGTGCTCACTCGCGCGCTCGATCAGGCGGGTGTCGCCAGCGAGGTGCTGGGTTTCTCGACCGGCGCCTGGAATGGCGGCCGCGCGCGGCAAGATTGGCTGGCCGGCGGGCGGCCGTCTCATCCTGGGCGGCTCAACGAGGTCGCTCACCTCGTCTTCAAGGATGCGGCGACGAGTTGGCGGCGTGCTCGCGCCGACATCGCCGCATTGTTCAAGGCCGATCTGTTTCGCGAAGGCGTGGACGGCGAAGCGGTCGACTGGGCCTGCACGCGGCTGCGAACGCGTGCCGAGGCGCGGCGGATTCTCGTCGTGATCTCGGACGGCAGCCCGATGGACAGCGCCACCGCTCAGGTCAACGACACCTACTATCTCGACAACCACCTGAAGCAAGTCGTCGAACGCAACGAAGCCGCGCGCGATGTCGAGTTGCTGGGCCTGGGCGTCGGACTCGATCTCAGTCCTTATTACCGCCGTTGCCTTGCGGTCGATCTGTCCACGCCGCCCGACATGCCGTTGTTTACGGAACTCGTTGGCTGGATCGGCGCGCGGCGCTAG
- a CDS encoding sulfite exporter TauE/SafE family protein produces the protein MIVQKLLPLLALMGVASYFQTITGFGLSMIVIGAASGLDLAPVTSLAALLSLVTLANSATALPGKLHHIDWRAVGAATLGILPSVVAGVLVLDLLSNAASSMLQLLLGAVVLYGGLSAALRPTPLACRSGNRSFFVSGLFGGLLSGMFGVSGPPLIFQFYRQPLSLVQIRYALIVIFTVTSTIRTMFSAYLGQLDADLWMQAAFAVPVVALMTLVARQYPPPLSSVMTRRIAYAILVVIGGSLILHALQQLLR, from the coding sequence ATGATCGTTCAAAAGTTGCTGCCTCTGCTCGCGCTGATGGGCGTCGCGAGCTATTTTCAAACCATCACCGGCTTCGGCCTGAGCATGATCGTGATCGGCGCCGCCAGCGGCCTGGACCTCGCGCCGGTGACGAGTCTCGCCGCGTTGCTGAGCCTCGTGACGCTCGCCAACAGCGCGACTGCCTTGCCCGGCAAACTGCATCACATCGACTGGCGGGCGGTGGGCGCCGCTACGTTGGGCATTCTGCCGTCGGTAGTAGCGGGCGTGCTGGTGCTGGATCTGTTGAGCAATGCAGCGTCAAGCATGTTGCAGCTACTGCTGGGCGCCGTGGTGCTGTATGGGGGCTTGAGCGCGGCGCTGCGGCCCACACCGCTCGCTTGCCGCTCAGGCAACCGAAGTTTTTTTGTTAGCGGCCTCTTTGGCGGTCTGCTGAGCGGGATGTTCGGCGTATCCGGGCCGCCGTTGATTTTTCAGTTCTATCGCCAGCCGCTCTCGCTCGTGCAGATCCGCTACGCGTTGATTGTGATCTTTACGGTGACGTCGACCATTCGCACGATGTTCAGCGCGTACCTGGGCCAACTCGACGCCGATCTCTGGATGCAAGCCGCGTTCGCAGTCCCGGTCGTCGCGCTGATGACGCTTGTAGCGCGGCAGTATCCGCCGCCGCTGTCGAGTGTGATGACGCGCCGCATCGCGTACGCGATTCTGGTGGTGATCGGCGGTTCGCTGATCCTGCATGCGTTGCAGCAGCTGCTCCGCTAG
- a CDS encoding amino acid permease yields the protein MQRSTDTTELKAGLKQRHMTMIALGGVIGAGLFVGSGVVVQQAGPAAVLSFLITGALVVLVMRMLGEMACAMPAVGSFYEYARLAFGGKRASGNLAGFLTGWMYWYFWVIVVAVEAVAGAKLVQFWLPDVPAWAISLVLLVTLTATNLVSVGSYGEFEFWFASIKVAAIMVFLFLGGMYVLGLWPAAKHVTAVLPTLLSHGGLMPKGIGPVLSGAVAATGFYFGAEIVTIAAAEAQEPAKAVAKATNSVITRVLVFYVGSILLVVALVPWNSPKMATPYVSALDAMGIPAAASVMNAIVLTAVLSALNSGLYAASRMIFALTRHGDAPAALAKVNRRGVPVRAILIGTVFGYASVVMSYVSPDTVFAFLVNSYGTVAIFVYVLIAISQLKLRARIERDAPEKLRVRMWCYPYLTWVAIIGMVGILVAMAFIPEQRQPLWFGVASLGVLLLAYLLRVRKPDAGFGEPDTLEYRHHHH from the coding sequence ATGCAGCGATCTACAGACACAACGGAATTGAAGGCGGGCCTCAAACAGCGCCACATGACGATGATCGCGCTCGGCGGCGTGATCGGCGCGGGGCTCTTCGTCGGCAGCGGCGTGGTCGTGCAGCAGGCTGGCCCCGCCGCGGTGCTGTCGTTTCTGATCACCGGCGCGCTGGTCGTGCTGGTCATGCGGATGCTCGGCGAAATGGCCTGCGCGATGCCGGCCGTCGGTTCGTTCTACGAATACGCGCGGCTCGCGTTCGGCGGCAAGCGCGCGTCCGGCAACCTCGCCGGTTTTCTGACCGGCTGGATGTACTGGTATTTCTGGGTCATCGTCGTCGCGGTGGAGGCCGTGGCCGGGGCGAAACTCGTGCAGTTTTGGCTACCGGACGTTCCCGCGTGGGCGATCAGTCTCGTGTTGCTGGTCACGCTCACGGCGACCAACCTGGTCTCGGTCGGCAGCTACGGTGAATTCGAGTTCTGGTTCGCGTCGATCAAGGTCGCGGCGATCATGGTGTTCCTGTTTCTCGGCGGCATGTATGTGCTGGGACTGTGGCCCGCGGCGAAGCACGTCACCGCCGTTCTGCCGACGCTGCTTTCGCACGGCGGCTTGATGCCGAAGGGAATCGGACCCGTGCTGAGCGGCGCGGTTGCGGCCACGGGCTTTTACTTCGGCGCGGAGATCGTCACGATCGCGGCGGCCGAAGCGCAGGAGCCCGCCAAAGCCGTCGCCAAAGCGACGAACTCGGTGATCACGCGCGTGCTGGTTTTTTATGTCGGCTCGATCCTGCTCGTCGTCGCGCTGGTGCCGTGGAATTCCCCGAAGATGGCGACGCCGTATGTGAGCGCGCTCGATGCCATGGGTATTCCCGCCGCCGCCAGCGTCATGAATGCCATCGTGCTGACCGCGGTGCTGTCTGCGCTCAATTCAGGCCTCTATGCCGCGTCGCGGATGATCTTCGCGCTGACACGCCACGGCGACGCGCCCGCCGCACTCGCCAAGGTCAATCGTCGCGGCGTGCCGGTTCGGGCGATTCTGATCGGCACCGTGTTCGGCTATGCGTCGGTGGTGATGTCGTACGTGTCGCCGGATACGGTTTTCGCCTTCCTCGTGAATTCGTACGGCACGGTGGCGATTTTCGTCTACGTGCTGATCGCGATCTCGCAATTGAAACTGCGCGCTCGCATCGAACGGGATGCGCCGGAGAAGCTGCGCGTCCGGATGTGGTGCTACCCGTACCTCACGTGGGTCGCGATCATCGGCATGGTCGGCATTCTGGTGGCGATGGCGTTCATTCCCGAGCAACGTCAACCGTTGTGGTTCGGAGTCGCGAGCCTAGGCGTGTTGCTGCTCGCTTATCTGCTGCGCGTCCGTAAACCCGATGCCGGGTTCGGCGAACCGGACACGCTGGAATACCGGCATCACCATCACTAA
- the pta gene encoding phosphate acetyltransferase: MKAINRIIEQARRSPMRIVLSEAEDPRVLQAAQRATREGIARILLVGDATRIREAAAGFDVDLSGMELVDPATSALASSYADELFALRSKKGMTLEQARKEILNPLCFANLMVRLGHADGSVSGAVNTTADVVRTAIQIIGIAPSFKLVSSFFLMMLCEPFHTLKGGLIFSDCALVVEPDAAQLAEIAMAAADSARSLLMDEPRVAMLSFSTSGSAHHAAVDKVVNATHIVQERRPHLAIDGDVQLDAAIVSEIALRKVKHSQVEGHANVLVFPSLEAGNIGYKLAERIGGAKAIGPLLQGLRKPANDLSRGCSADDIYYVTAVTAVQAQAALTHPDALTPSHT, from the coding sequence ATGAAAGCCATCAACCGCATCATTGAACAAGCGCGCCGTTCGCCGATGCGCATCGTGCTGAGCGAGGCCGAGGATCCGCGCGTGTTGCAGGCGGCGCAACGCGCGACCCGAGAAGGCATTGCGCGCATTCTGCTGGTGGGCGACGCCACGCGTATCCGCGAGGCTGCCGCCGGCTTCGACGTCGATCTATCCGGTATGGAATTGGTGGACCCTGCTACTTCGGCGCTCGCATCGTCATATGCCGACGAACTGTTCGCATTGCGCAGCAAGAAAGGCATGACGCTCGAACAGGCGCGGAAAGAAATCCTCAACCCGCTGTGCTTCGCGAACCTGATGGTGCGTCTCGGCCATGCCGACGGTTCCGTGTCCGGCGCGGTCAATACCACCGCCGACGTGGTGCGCACTGCGATCCAGATCATCGGCATTGCGCCGTCGTTCAAGCTCGTCTCGAGTTTCTTTCTGATGATGCTGTGCGAGCCGTTCCACACGCTCAAGGGCGGCCTGATCTTTTCCGACTGCGCGCTCGTAGTGGAACCCGATGCCGCCCAACTCGCGGAGATCGCGATGGCCGCGGCGGACAGCGCAAGAAGCCTGCTGATGGATGAGCCGCGCGTGGCCATGCTGTCGTTTTCGACGAGCGGCAGCGCGCATCATGCGGCAGTCGACAAAGTGGTCAACGCAACCCACATCGTGCAGGAACGCCGCCCGCATCTCGCGATCGACGGCGACGTGCAACTCGACGCGGCTATCGTCTCCGAAATCGCGCTGCGCAAGGTCAAGCATTCGCAGGTGGAAGGCCACGCCAACGTGCTGGTGTTTCCGAGTCTCGAGGCGGGCAATATCGGCTACAAGCTGGCCGAGCGGATCGGCGGCGCGAAGGCGATCGGCCCTTTGCTGCAAGGCCTGCGCAAGCCCGCCAACGACCTCTCGCGCGGTTGCAGCGCGGACGACATCTACTACGTCACCGCCGTCACCGCGGTCCAGGCACAAGCCGCGCTCACGCATCCCGACGCCCTCACGCCGTCTCATACATGA
- a CDS encoding nuclear transport factor 2 family protein → MAQTQTPLQHVTAETLAAFSDAFNRHDANALMTFMTDDCVFDAAGGPEVFGTRFVGREATRAAFEAVFKTFPDAHWGQGRHYVSGERGVSEWVFTGTHAEGWRIEAEGCDLFEFRDGLIAVKRAFRKERPKQNLAR, encoded by the coding sequence ATGGCTCAAACACAGACCCCGCTGCAGCACGTCACGGCCGAAACACTGGCCGCGTTTTCCGATGCATTCAATCGTCATGACGCAAACGCGTTGATGACCTTCATGACCGACGATTGCGTGTTCGATGCAGCGGGCGGTCCGGAAGTCTTCGGCACGCGCTTCGTGGGCCGCGAGGCAACGCGCGCGGCGTTCGAAGCCGTCTTCAAGACCTTTCCCGACGCGCATTGGGGGCAAGGCCGTCATTACGTGAGCGGCGAGCGCGGCGTGTCCGAGTGGGTGTTCACGGGAACGCACGCGGAAGGCTGGCGCATCGAGGCGGAAGGTTGCGACCTGTTCGAATTCCGCGACGGCCTCATCGCGGTCAAGCGGGCCTTCCGCAAGGAACGTCCGAAGCAGAACCTCGCACGCTGA
- a CDS encoding AAA family ATPase: MTDIVTGKPDRMVSVRTLFGIDSGLMVPAFSERDDHVPEIDEVYRFNPEVTLAILAGFMRERRVMVQGLHGTGKSTHIEQVAARLNWPCVRVNLDGHISRLDLVGKDAIIVRDDVQITEFQEGIVPWALQRPMALIFDEYDAGRPDVMFVIQRILERDGKFTLLDQNRVIHPHPYFRLFATTNTVGLGNLNGLYHGTQLLNHAQLDRWNVVATLNYLPRAEEAGIVLARVPELADEAGRALIESMISVAELTRKGFATGDLSTLMSPRTVIDWAENCQIFRDPAMAFRLTFVNKCDEAERPIVAEYFQRCFDRELESAAEREMRSTVPQ, from the coding sequence GTGACCGATATCGTGACAGGCAAGCCGGACCGGATGGTCTCGGTGCGCACGTTGTTTGGCATCGACTCAGGCTTGATGGTGCCGGCCTTCAGCGAACGGGACGACCACGTTCCCGAAATCGACGAGGTGTATCGCTTCAATCCAGAAGTGACGCTGGCGATTCTCGCCGGCTTCATGCGCGAGCGCCGCGTGATGGTGCAGGGTCTGCACGGCACGGGCAAATCCACGCACATCGAACAGGTCGCGGCCCGCCTGAACTGGCCGTGCGTGCGCGTGAATCTCGACGGGCATATCAGCCGTCTCGATCTGGTGGGCAAAGACGCGATCATCGTGCGCGACGACGTGCAGATCACCGAATTCCAGGAAGGTATCGTGCCGTGGGCGCTGCAACGTCCCATGGCGTTGATCTTCGACGAATACGACGCGGGCCGTCCCGACGTGATGTTCGTGATCCAGCGCATTCTCGAGCGCGACGGCAAATTCACGCTGCTCGATCAGAACCGCGTGATTCATCCGCATCCGTATTTCCGGCTGTTCGCTACGACCAACACGGTCGGCCTGGGCAATCTGAACGGTCTTTACCACGGCACGCAGTTGTTGAATCACGCGCAGCTGGACCGTTGGAACGTGGTCGCCACGCTCAACTATCTGCCGCGTGCCGAGGAAGCCGGCATCGTGCTGGCGCGCGTGCCCGAACTCGCCGACGAGGCCGGCCGCGCGCTGATCGAGTCGATGATCAGTGTGGCGGAACTGACGCGCAAAGGCTTCGCCACTGGCGATCTGTCCACGCTGATGTCGCCGCGCACCGTGATCGACTGGGCGGAAAATTGCCAGATCTTCCGCGACCCGGCGATGGCGTTTCGCCTGACCTTCGTCAACAAATGCGACGAAGCAGAGCGGCCCATCGTGGCCGAGTATTTTCAGCGCTGCTTCGATAGGGAACTGGAAAGCGCGGCGGAGCGCGAGATGCGCTCGACGGTGCCGCAATGA
- a CDS encoding sodium:solute symporter family protein produces the protein MATAVFLGFLAFSLYLAIRSNKGRGPQSVHDFFVASRQFGAYLVFFLAAGEIYSIGTMVGFPGGIYAKGPTYGVWFLGYILLAYPVGYFIGPKIWQAGKRYNAITLPDLFKGHFQSRALELIVAGSAIVFLLPWGQLQFTGLVAALNGLGWNFKPLYLILFAALLAFTYIAIAGVRASAYIAVLKDILMVVAIVVTGVAVSMEVGVTEVFHAASQHVSNRMNSHQLTFSMSTMLFQSLGFYVMPFAVQNFFTAKSANTIRRTQVAMPLYMLMYPFLVVASYYAISQNLHLASPNEAFFAAAIRLLPGWLLGLVAAGASLSGLLVLAGICLAIGPIVTRNLLPGMPEARQKTSAKVVIVLYLLVSIVMTLLTPNLMLTLINTTYYGVTQFFPGVMVVLFGLRVRPSAIASGMLTGQLLAVILYVMQIDLGGFNLGLVCLGVNLLVLTAVNLTAKPSRAHALS, from the coding sequence ATGGCCACCGCAGTCTTTCTCGGCTTCCTCGCTTTCTCGCTTTACCTCGCGATCCGTTCGAACAAGGGACGTGGTCCGCAAAGCGTGCATGACTTCTTCGTGGCGTCGCGGCAGTTCGGCGCCTACCTCGTGTTCTTCCTCGCGGCCGGCGAGATCTACAGCATCGGCACGATGGTAGGTTTTCCGGGCGGCATCTATGCGAAGGGACCGACCTACGGCGTCTGGTTTCTCGGCTACATTCTGCTGGCCTATCCCGTCGGCTATTTCATCGGCCCGAAGATCTGGCAAGCCGGCAAGCGCTATAACGCGATCACCCTGCCCGATCTGTTCAAGGGGCATTTTCAGAGCCGCGCGCTCGAACTGATCGTCGCGGGCTCCGCGATCGTCTTTCTGCTGCCGTGGGGCCAGTTGCAGTTCACCGGACTCGTCGCCGCGTTGAACGGACTCGGGTGGAACTTCAAACCGCTGTATCTGATTCTGTTCGCGGCGTTGCTCGCCTTCACCTATATCGCAATCGCCGGCGTGCGGGCATCGGCTTATATCGCCGTGCTGAAGGATATCCTGATGGTCGTCGCGATCGTCGTCACCGGCGTTGCCGTGTCGATGGAAGTCGGCGTGACCGAGGTCTTTCATGCCGCCAGCCAGCACGTTAGCAACCGGATGAATTCGCACCAGTTGACCTTCTCGATGAGCACCATGCTGTTCCAGTCGCTCGGCTTCTACGTCATGCCGTTCGCGGTGCAGAACTTCTTTACCGCGAAAAGCGCGAACACGATCCGCCGCACGCAGGTCGCCATGCCGCTTTACATGCTGATGTATCCGTTTCTCGTGGTCGCGTCGTACTACGCGATCAGTCAGAACCTGCATCTCGCCTCGCCTAACGAAGCGTTCTTCGCTGCCGCGATCCGTTTGCTGCCGGGCTGGCTGCTCGGACTCGTCGCGGCCGGTGCGTCGCTGTCGGGTTTGCTCGTGCTGGCCGGCATCTGTCTCGCGATCGGGCCGATCGTGACACGCAATCTGCTGCCGGGCATGCCGGAAGCTCGCCAGAAGACGAGCGCGAAAGTGGTGATCGTGCTGTATCTGCTGGTGTCGATCGTGATGACGCTGCTCACGCCGAATCTGATGCTCACGCTGATCAACACCACGTATTACGGCGTGACGCAATTCTTCCCCGGCGTGATGGTCGTTCTGTTCGGACTGCGCGTGCGGCCGTCCGCGATTGCCTCAGGCATGTTGACCGGGCAGTTGCTGGCGGTCATCCTGTACGTGATGCAGATCGATCTCGGCGGCTTCAATCTGGGACTGGTATGCCTCGGCGTGAATCTGCTGGTGCTGACCGCCGTGAACCTCACCGCGAAACCGAGCCGTGCGCACGCACTCAGTTGA
- a CDS encoding DUF3311 domain-containing protein, whose product MLKLFIGLGIPYLGVVGLLPWVASVDRFVLGVPFIYAWIFAWFILTSGCLMICWRVFDCRHDESHPQNS is encoded by the coding sequence GTGCTCAAACTGTTTATCGGACTCGGCATTCCCTATCTTGGCGTGGTCGGCCTGCTGCCGTGGGTGGCGTCCGTCGATCGCTTCGTGCTGGGCGTGCCGTTCATCTATGCCTGGATCTTCGCGTGGTTCATCCTCACCTCCGGGTGCCTGATGATCTGCTGGCGCGTGTTCGACTGCCGCCACGACGAGTCCCACCCGCAAAACAGCTAA